A single genomic interval of Neisseria leonii harbors:
- a CDS encoding NupC/NupG family nucleoside CNT transporter produces the protein MSIIGMCVLLAVGFLLSNNKRAVNFRTVFVALAIQVALAALILYVPAGRDALLEAAKGVSAVIAYGNQGIAFVFGSLADTGNVGFIFGVKVLPIIVFFSALISLFYYTGVMQWMIRVLGGGLQKALGTSKAESMSAAANIFVGQVEAPLVVKPFVGRMTESELFAVMVGGTASIAGSVMAGYAGMGVPLTYLIAASFMAAPAGLLFAKLMYPQTEPFNDVLEAVQEEDKPHNALEALANGAGAGMQLALNIGAMLIAFVAVIALLNGIVGIVGSVFGIEGLTLQMLFGYIFKPVAYLVGVPWDEAGIAGQMIGMKLAVNEFVGYLEFAKYLQPDAPVLLSDKTKAVITFALCGFANFGTIAILIGGIGGIAPNRRSDIARLGVKAVIAGTLANLMSATIAGLFIGLSGAALI, from the coding sequence ATGAGCATCATCGGAATGTGCGTATTGCTGGCTGTCGGATTTTTATTGTCCAACAATAAACGTGCGGTGAATTTCCGAACGGTATTCGTCGCGCTGGCCATTCAGGTTGCGCTGGCCGCGCTGATTCTTTATGTGCCGGCAGGGCGGGACGCACTCTTGGAGGCGGCCAAGGGCGTGAGTGCCGTGATTGCGTACGGTAATCAGGGTATTGCCTTTGTGTTCGGCAGTTTGGCCGATACCGGTAATGTCGGTTTCATTTTCGGCGTGAAAGTGCTGCCGATTATTGTCTTTTTCTCCGCATTGATTTCGCTGTTTTACTACACCGGTGTGATGCAGTGGATGATCAGGGTGTTGGGCGGCGGCCTGCAAAAAGCATTGGGGACTTCCAAAGCAGAATCCATGTCGGCAGCGGCGAATATTTTTGTCGGGCAGGTGGAAGCACCTCTGGTGGTCAAACCGTTTGTCGGCCGCATGACCGAATCCGAGCTGTTTGCCGTGATGGTCGGCGGCACTGCCTCGATTGCCGGATCGGTGATGGCGGGCTATGCGGGCATGGGCGTGCCGCTGACTTATCTGATTGCCGCTTCCTTTATGGCGGCACCGGCAGGGCTGCTGTTTGCCAAGCTGATGTATCCGCAGACGGAACCGTTCAATGATGTATTGGAAGCGGTGCAGGAGGAAGACAAGCCGCATAATGCGTTGGAAGCGTTGGCAAACGGTGCCGGTGCGGGTATGCAGCTGGCTTTGAATATCGGTGCCATGCTGATTGCCTTTGTGGCGGTGATTGCCCTGCTCAACGGCATTGTCGGCATCGTCGGCAGTGTATTCGGCATCGAGGGGCTGACCTTGCAGATGCTGTTCGGCTATATTTTCAAACCGGTTGCGTATCTGGTCGGCGTGCCGTGGGACGAAGCGGGGATTGCGGGGCAGATGATCGGTATGAAACTGGCGGTGAACGAGTTTGTCGGCTATTTGGAGTTTGCCAAATATCTGCAGCCGGACGCGCCCGTGCTGCTGAGCGATAAAACCAAGGCCGTCATTACTTTTGCCTTATGCGGTTTTGCCAATTTCGGCACCATCGCCATTCTGATCGGCGGTATCGGCGGGATCGCGCCCAACCGGCGTTCGGATATTGCGCGCTTGGGCGTGAAGGCCGTCATCGCGGGGACGTTGGCCAACCTGATGAGTGCGACCATTGCCGGCCTGTTTATCGGTTTGAGCGGGGCGGCCTTGATTTAG
- a CDS encoding phospho-sugar mutase codes for MILEQAKQWVAQDPDPETQSELSALIRSAEQGNEAAQHALAKAFDGRLKFGTAGLRGPLQAGPMGMNRVLVIQTASGLAEFLKQHDSSPSIVIGYDGRKNSDIFARDTAEIMAAAGIETFLLPHQTPTPVLAYAVKHLDTAAGVMVTASHNPPQDNGYKVYLGKAEGGGQIVSPADRQIAAAIDRAAQGDIRRLPRSPHYQTVSPDVIDTYIRKTAAVRTSPPRPVNYVYTAMHGVGKDILLHTLSAAGLPLPHLVEAQAEPDAAFPTVAFPNPEEPGALDLAVALAKEKNAELIIANDPDADRLAVAVPDTQGNWQTLHGNVIGCYLAWHMAGRAQAEGRRGTLACSLVSSPALGKIAEHFRFGHQETLTGFKYIGKVDNLIYGFEEALGYLVDPEKVRDKDGISAAVAFLDLVCALKAEGRTLADYAADFERTFGAYASGQISIRVDDPQDIPKLMAALRSHMPQRIGSQSITAATDYMDHDEPNDILVFRLEDGSRLIVRPSGTEPKVKFYLDVRGDNAAHATQTLAEFDAAVRGLLRSGVYGKLNC; via the coding sequence ATGATTTTGGAACAAGCCAAACAGTGGGTGGCCCAAGACCCCGACCCGGAAACACAATCCGAACTTTCCGCCTTAATCCGGTCTGCCGAACAGGGCAATGAAGCCGCGCAACACGCTTTGGCAAAAGCCTTCGACGGCCGTCTGAAATTCGGCACGGCCGGTTTGCGCGGCCCCTTGCAGGCCGGCCCGATGGGCATGAACCGGGTATTGGTCATTCAGACGGCCTCCGGTCTGGCAGAGTTCTTGAAACAGCATGACTCTTCCCCGTCCATCGTCATCGGCTACGACGGACGGAAAAATTCCGATATTTTCGCCCGCGATACGGCCGAAATCATGGCCGCAGCAGGTATCGAAACTTTTCTGCTGCCGCACCAAACGCCCACACCCGTACTGGCCTATGCCGTCAAGCATCTCGACACCGCCGCCGGCGTGATGGTAACCGCCAGCCATAATCCGCCGCAGGACAACGGCTACAAGGTCTATCTGGGCAAAGCCGAGGGCGGCGGGCAGATTGTGTCTCCGGCAGACAGGCAGATTGCTGCCGCCATCGATCGCGCCGCGCAAGGCGACATCCGCCGGCTGCCGCGCAGCCCGCACTATCAGACCGTCAGCCCCGACGTCATTGATACCTATATCCGCAAAACCGCCGCCGTCCGCACCTCCCCGCCCCGGCCGGTCAATTACGTCTATACCGCCATGCACGGCGTGGGAAAAGATATTCTGCTGCACACCCTGTCTGCTGCCGGTCTGCCGCTGCCCCATCTGGTCGAAGCACAGGCCGAACCCGATGCCGCATTCCCGACCGTTGCCTTCCCCAACCCCGAAGAACCGGGCGCACTGGATTTGGCCGTTGCCTTGGCCAAAGAAAAAAACGCGGAACTGATTATTGCCAACGACCCCGATGCCGACCGTCTGGCCGTGGCTGTGCCCGATACACAGGGCAATTGGCAGACCCTGCACGGCAATGTCATCGGCTGTTATCTGGCATGGCATATGGCCGGACGGGCACAGGCCGAAGGCCGCCGGGGCACGCTGGCCTGTTCGCTGGTTTCATCGCCCGCACTGGGCAAAATCGCCGAGCATTTCCGGTTCGGCCATCAGGAAACCCTGACCGGATTCAAATACATCGGCAAAGTCGACAACCTGATCTACGGTTTTGAAGAAGCCCTCGGTTATCTGGTTGACCCGGAAAAAGTGCGCGACAAAGACGGCATTTCCGCCGCCGTGGCATTTTTGGACTTAGTCTGCGCCCTCAAAGCAGAAGGCAGAACGCTGGCAGATTATGCCGCCGATTTCGAACGGACGTTCGGTGCTTATGCCAGCGGGCAGATTTCGATCCGGGTAGATGACCCGCAAGATATTCCCAAACTGATGGCCGCCCTGCGCAGCCATATGCCGCAGCGCATCGGCAGCCAAAGCATTACCGCCGCCACCGACTATATGGACCATGACGAACCGAACGATATTCTGGTTTTCCGGCTGGAAGACGGCAGCCGTCTGATTGTCCGCCCCTCCGGAACGGAGCCGAAAGTGAAGTTCTATTTGGACGTTCGCGGCGACAACGCCGCCCATGCCACCCAAACGCTGGCAGAATTCGATGCCGCCGTACGCGGCCTGCTGCGCAGCGGCGTTTACGGCAAACTGAACTGCTGA
- the deoA gene encoding thymidine phosphorylase, with protein MAFLMQEIIRKKRDNQTLSAEEIRFYIQGVTDGSISEGQIAALCMAVFFNDLDWDERTALTLAMRDSGETLNWQHAALNGPVLDKHSTGGVGDVVSLMLAPMLAACGAYVPMIAGRGLGHTGGTLDKLESIRGFDIFPSPEKMQDLVRKTGCVIVGQTGNLAPADRKIYATRDVTATVESLSLITASILSKKLAEGLDSLVMDVKVGNGAFMPTYELSRALAESIAKVATQAGCRTTALLTDMNEVLASSAGNAVEVREAVRYLNGTYRNPRLHEITLALGAELLVNGKLAAGRDEARALLQNTLDSGKAAEYFARMVHAQGGPADFIETFADTLPKAAVVKPVTAGRGGYICAMDTRAVGVAVINLSGGRRVASDKIDHTVGFDEILPIGTQVAADTPLAVVHARSEADWQAAATAYRNALTVGETAPPERPIIYETLTA; from the coding sequence ATGGCTTTTTTAATGCAGGAAATCATCCGCAAAAAACGCGACAACCAAACCTTGTCGGCCGAGGAAATCCGCTTTTACATTCAGGGCGTAACCGATGGAAGCATCAGCGAAGGGCAGATTGCCGCGCTGTGTATGGCGGTTTTCTTCAATGATTTGGATTGGGACGAGCGCACCGCCCTGACACTGGCCATGCGCGACAGCGGCGAAACCCTAAATTGGCAGCATGCCGCCTTAAACGGCCCGGTGCTGGACAAACATTCCACCGGCGGCGTGGGCGATGTGGTCTCACTGATGCTGGCACCCATGCTGGCCGCCTGCGGGGCTTATGTCCCCATGATTGCGGGGCGCGGTCTGGGCCATACCGGCGGCACCTTGGACAAGCTGGAAAGTATCCGGGGCTTCGATATTTTCCCCAGCCCCGAAAAAATGCAGGATTTAGTCAGAAAAACCGGCTGCGTGATTGTCGGCCAAACCGGCAACCTCGCCCCTGCCGACCGCAAAATCTACGCCACCCGCGACGTAACGGCAACCGTCGAAAGCCTGTCGCTGATTACGGCTTCCATCTTATCGAAAAAGCTGGCCGAAGGTCTGGACAGTCTGGTGATGGATGTCAAAGTCGGCAACGGCGCATTTATGCCCACTTACGAGCTTTCCCGCGCCCTGGCCGAATCGATTGCCAAGGTGGCAACCCAGGCCGGCTGCCGGACCACGGCCCTGCTGACCGATATGAACGAAGTTTTGGCGTCTTCCGCCGGCAATGCGGTGGAGGTGCGCGAAGCGGTGCGCTATCTGAACGGCACATACCGTAACCCGCGCCTGCATGAAATCACGCTGGCACTGGGCGCGGAACTGCTGGTAAACGGAAAACTGGCCGCCGGCCGCGACGAAGCCCGCGCCCTGCTGCAAAATACATTGGACAGCGGCAAAGCGGCGGAATATTTCGCCCGCATGGTACATGCCCAAGGCGGCCCGGCCGATTTTATCGAAACCTTTGCAGACACGCTGCCCAAAGCTGCCGTTGTGAAACCCGTAACCGCAGGCCGAGGCGGCTATATCTGCGCCATGGATACCCGCGCCGTCGGCGTGGCGGTCATCAATCTGAGCGGCGGACGGCGCGTCGCATCGGACAAAATCGACCACACCGTCGGTTTTGACGAAATCTTGCCGATCGGCACCCAAGTGGCGGCCGACACCCCGCTGGCGGTGGTTCACGCCCGAAGCGAAGCCGACTGGCAGGCGGCGGCCACGGCCTACCGGAATGCTTTGACCGTCGGCGAAACCGCACCGCCCGAACGCCCGATCATCTATGAAACCCTTACCGCATAA
- the deoC gene encoding deoxyribose-phosphate aldolase, with translation MDKAKLFSLIDLTSLNDDDTADRIAALCAKAVSPAFGNVAAVCVYPPFVAQARKLCPPDVAVATVVNFPSGNEPKETVLHQTQTALNDGAAEIDVVFPYRQDSGYAQTLFAAVAELSHAHGAKVKVILETGESDAEQIRRNALTAIAAGADFLKTSTGKTANGASPEAVAVLCGVIAEQAAPAGLKISGGIRTAEQADAYLQQVKDILGGDFIRPQTFRFGASALLDELLK, from the coding sequence ATGGATAAAGCCAAATTGTTTTCACTCATCGATCTGACTTCCTTAAACGATGACGATACCGCCGACCGGATTGCCGCACTGTGCGCCAAAGCCGTATCCCCCGCTTTCGGAAACGTGGCGGCCGTATGCGTTTATCCGCCATTTGTCGCCCAGGCCAGAAAGCTCTGCCCGCCCGATGTCGCCGTTGCCACCGTCGTCAATTTCCCGTCCGGAAACGAACCGAAAGAAACCGTTCTGCACCAGACACAAACCGCCTTAAATGACGGTGCGGCAGAAATCGATGTGGTTTTCCCCTACCGGCAGGACAGCGGATACGCGCAAACCCTGTTCGCCGCCGTCGCCGAACTCAGCCATGCGCACGGTGCCAAAGTCAAAGTCATTCTGGAAACCGGCGAATCGGATGCGGAACAAATCCGCCGCAATGCCTTAACCGCCATCGCCGCCGGTGCGGACTTTCTGAAAACCTCGACCGGAAAAACCGCAAACGGTGCCAGCCCGGAAGCGGTCGCCGTATTGTGCGGCGTGATTGCCGAACAGGCTGCACCGGCCGGTTTGAAGATTTCAGGCGGCATCCGCACCGCAGAACAGGCAGACGCTTATCTGCAACAGGTGAAAGACATACTGGGCGGGGATTTTATCCGCCCGCAAACCTTCCGCTTCGGCGCATCGGCCCTGCTGGACGAATTATTGAAATAA
- the cdd gene encoding cytidine deaminase codes for MPKTFYSAAEAASAARAFGGDMIQFALSLLHDAAQSAVVPVSDFQVGAVAVDDKGNLYLGANQETAGVVLAQTVHAEQSAVAHAFSRGAERLEHIVVNCTPCGHCRQFLNETRGSENLQIHLPHSRNNPLHHYLPDSFGPADLGMTGRLLDKQNHHLTLQNPTRDALAMQALDAARQSYAPYSRQYAGVALETRSGIFVGRYAENAAYNPSLPPLQSALNFLRLSGRHEREIVRGALVCFERSGHEIHTQTLWNACVTAPLDIHFLEENHG; via the coding sequence ATGCCGAAAACATTCTACTCTGCCGCAGAAGCTGCATCGGCTGCCCGTGCATTCGGCGGCGACATGATTCAGTTTGCCTTATCCCTACTGCACGATGCCGCGCAGTCGGCCGTCGTCCCCGTCTCGGATTTTCAGGTAGGCGCAGTCGCCGTCGATGATAAGGGCAACCTCTATCTGGGTGCCAATCAGGAAACCGCCGGCGTGGTGCTGGCACAAACCGTACACGCCGAACAAAGTGCCGTTGCCCACGCATTTTCGCGCGGTGCCGAGCGGTTGGAACATATCGTGGTCAATTGCACTCCGTGCGGACACTGCCGCCAGTTTTTAAACGAAACGCGCGGCAGTGAAAACCTGCAAATCCATCTGCCGCACAGCCGCAACAACCCGCTGCACCACTATCTGCCCGACAGTTTCGGCCCCGCCGACTTGGGCATGACAGGCCGTCTGCTGGATAAGCAGAACCACCATCTGACTTTGCAGAACCCGACCCGGGACGCTTTGGCCATGCAGGCACTCGATGCCGCCCGCCAAAGCTACGCGCCTTACAGCCGCCAATACGCCGGTGTGGCACTGGAAACCCGCAGCGGCATCTTTGTCGGACGTTACGCGGAAAATGCCGCCTACAACCCCAGCCTGCCGCCGCTGCAAAGTGCTTTGAATTTTTTACGCTTATCGGGTCGGCACGAACGGGAAATCGTGCGCGGCGCGCTGGTATGCTTCGAGCGCAGCGGACACGAAATCCATACCCAAACACTTTGGAACGCCTGTGTGACCGCACCGCTGGACATTCATTTTTTAGAGGAAAATCATGGATAA
- the deoD gene encoding purine-nucleoside phosphorylase produces the protein MPTPHNSAPQGAFAETVLMPGDPLRARYIAETFLDNAEQVTAVRNMYGFTGFYQGRRISVMGHGMGIPSVSIYAKELITEYGVKNLIRVGSCGAVLDDVRIRDVIIGSGACTDSGVNRIRFGGYDFAAIADFHLVQALWQAAQDLGVPVKVGNLFSSDLFYHPDSRLIDLERRYGILGVEMEAAGLYGVAAEFGARAAAICTVSDHIVRGECTSAEERQMTFDEMIRVALAAAVRL, from the coding sequence ATGCCGACACCCCACAACAGCGCGCCGCAGGGCGCATTTGCCGAAACCGTGCTGATGCCGGGCGATCCTTTACGCGCCCGATATATTGCCGAAACTTTTCTGGACAATGCCGAACAGGTAACGGCCGTGCGCAATATGTACGGTTTTACCGGTTTCTATCAAGGACGGAGAATTTCGGTGATGGGGCACGGCATGGGCATTCCTTCGGTTTCCATTTATGCCAAAGAACTGATTACCGAATACGGTGTGAAAAATCTGATCCGGGTCGGTTCCTGCGGCGCGGTGCTGGACGATGTGCGCATCCGCGATGTGATTATCGGCAGCGGTGCGTGTACCGACAGCGGGGTAAACCGCATCCGCTTCGGCGGTTACGATTTTGCCGCGATTGCCGATTTCCATCTGGTGCAGGCATTGTGGCAGGCGGCGCAGGATTTGGGTGTGCCGGTCAAAGTGGGCAACCTGTTTTCGTCCGACCTGTTTTACCACCCCGACAGCCGCCTGATTGATCTGGAACGCCGATACGGAATTTTGGGTGTGGAAATGGAGGCTGCGGGGCTGTACGGTGTCGCGGCCGAGTTCGGCGCACGGGCGGCCGCCATCTGTACCGTGTCCGACCACATCGTGCGCGGGGAATGCACCAGCGCAGAGGAACGCCAGATGACGTTTGACGAGATGATCCGGGTGGCGCTGGCGGCCGCCGTGCGTTTATAG
- the gltS gene encoding sodium/glutamate symporter encodes MTTFSFDSLTTLLITVLCLLAGIYLKNRSRLLQKFCIPSPVIGGFLVSLSVWLLLSFNLAEIRFDTSLQNPLMVAFFTTVGLEGSLKVLRSGDKTLLMYLGICWVLALFQNTFGAALAAALGEHPVIGVMAGAVSLTGGHGGAATFGAMAEALGVPSASVAAVSSATFGLIAGSLLGGPVAHYLIRRHRIAPPSRTDTGIQDTLQRPSENAAHCTPQHFLSMLALILGIMTAGRFLSDWFTGLTGFVLPAYVGAMLVAVLVRNLHDCTGLLPLHPPAVHLISETSLGLFLGMAMISLKIWQLQSIAAPLLLILFLQTAVLSAMVIAIVFRLLGRDYDAAVMCAGLMGHGLGATPNGMANMSAVCERYRAHSAKAFMIVPLSGAVLIDIVAIPYHTYLINLFT; translated from the coding sequence ATGACGACGTTTTCTTTTGACAGTCTGACCACGCTGCTGATCACTGTTTTGTGCCTGCTCGCGGGCATTTATCTGAAAAACCGCAGCCGCCTGTTGCAGAAATTCTGCATTCCCTCGCCCGTTATCGGCGGCTTTCTCGTCAGCCTGTCGGTTTGGCTGCTCTTGTCGTTCAATCTGGCGGAAATCCGTTTCGATACCTCGCTGCAAAACCCGCTGATGGTGGCCTTCTTTACCACAGTCGGGCTGGAAGGCAGTTTGAAAGTTCTGCGCAGCGGCGACAAAACGCTGCTGATGTATCTGGGCATCTGCTGGGTGCTGGCATTATTTCAAAATACGTTCGGGGCGGCACTGGCCGCCGCTTTGGGCGAACACCCCGTCATCGGCGTGATGGCGGGCGCGGTTTCCCTGACCGGCGGCCACGGCGGCGCGGCCACTTTCGGGGCGATGGCAGAAGCGTTGGGCGTACCTTCGGCAAGCGTCGCCGCCGTCAGCTCGGCCACTTTCGGCCTGATTGCCGGCAGTCTGCTCGGCGGTCCGGTCGCACACTACCTGATCCGCAGACACCGCATCGCACCGCCGTCCCGCACGGACACCGGCATACAGGACACGCTGCAAAGGCCGTCTGAAAACGCGGCACACTGCACGCCGCAGCACTTTCTGTCCATGCTGGCACTGATTTTGGGCATCATGACGGCAGGGCGCTTTCTGTCCGACTGGTTTACCGGCCTGACCGGCTTTGTTCTGCCCGCTTATGTGGGCGCGATGCTGGTGGCCGTATTGGTCAGAAACCTGCATGACTGCACCGGCCTGCTCCCGCTCCACCCGCCCGCCGTCCATCTGATTTCGGAAACGTCGCTGGGGCTGTTCTTGGGCATGGCGATGATTTCGCTCAAAATCTGGCAGCTGCAAAGCATCGCCGCACCGCTGCTGCTGATACTCTTCCTGCAAACCGCCGTTTTGAGCGCGATGGTTATTGCCATCGTCTTCCGCCTGCTGGGCAGGGACTATGATGCGGCGGTGATGTGTGCCGGTCTGATGGGGCACGGTTTGGGTGCCACGCCCAACGGCATGGCCAATATGTCGGCCGTATGCGAACGCTACCGCGCCCATTCGGCCAAAGCGTTTATGATTGTGCCTTTGAGCGGTGCCGTACTCATCGATATTGTCGCCATTCCCTACCACACCTACTTAATCAATCTCTTTACTTGA
- the hutG gene encoding formimidoylglutamase produces MMETENFIWQGRFDGSDPAHRRFYQAVSRQERADFTLFGFACDEGVRRNGGRTGAADAPDAIRRQLANFALHQDWRINDWGNVGCTDGDLAAAQQKLAAQIGTALARKSVPVIFGGGHEVAYASFHALFAHVQNEPAPGRIGIINIDAHFDLRRTDMPSSGTPFFQAARTLHRAGREFHYLCLGIARHSNTAALFETADALGCRYFFDTDIHRAAAAQLSAEIERFAASVEHLYLSIDLDAFPAALAPGVSAPAARGIDLATTEILLEQIGRSGKVRLFDIAECNPHFDTDNRTARLAAYLTYQLIGHIHQTKEPS; encoded by the coding sequence ATGATGGAAACGGAAAACTTCATCTGGCAGGGGCGGTTTGACGGATCAGACCCCGCACACCGGCGGTTTTATCAGGCCGTATCCCGACAGGAACGGGCAGACTTTACCTTGTTCGGCTTTGCCTGCGACGAAGGGGTGCGCCGCAACGGAGGGCGCACGGGGGCGGCAGATGCGCCCGACGCCATACGCCGCCAACTGGCCAATTTCGCCCTGCATCAGGATTGGCGCATCAACGATTGGGGCAATGTGGGCTGTACCGACGGCGATCTGGCCGCCGCGCAGCAGAAACTCGCGGCACAAATCGGAACGGCACTGGCACGGAAGTCGGTGCCCGTTATTTTCGGCGGCGGACACGAAGTGGCTTATGCCAGCTTCCACGCCCTGTTTGCCCATGTTCAGAACGAACCCGCACCGGGACGCATCGGCATCATCAATATCGATGCCCATTTCGACCTGCGCCGGACAGACATGCCGTCTTCCGGCACACCGTTTTTCCAAGCCGCCCGCACCTTGCACCGGGCAGGACGTGAATTTCATTATCTGTGTCTGGGCATTGCCCGCCACAGCAATACCGCCGCTTTATTTGAAACAGCCGACGCACTCGGCTGCCGCTATTTTTTCGACACCGACATTCATCGCGCTGCCGCCGCGCAGCTGTCGGCCGAAATCGAACGGTTTGCGGCATCTGTGGAGCATCTTTACCTCAGCATCGACCTGGATGCCTTCCCCGCCGCTCTGGCACCGGGCGTGAGCGCACCGGCCGCACGCGGCATCGATTTGGCAACCACGGAAATACTGCTGGAACAGATTGGCCGCAGCGGCAAAGTACGCCTGTTCGACATTGCCGAATGCAATCCGCACTTTGACACCGACAACCGCACGGCCAGACTGGCCGCCTATCTGACGTATCAATTAATCGGCCATATCCACCAAACCAAGGAGCCATCATGA
- a CDS encoding IclR family transcriptional regulator, with protein MNSLHRALAILNFIGSREMPVSPRQIAAALHIPLSTVYRLLNILKLWELVSHAKTYGTYTVGAQSLKTANPYRRHSLPAARLRPLTEALAKECGETVAVVVCNLYETICVDIIEAERTLRCSFEAGKSNTLLRGASGKTFLAFCSPQHRNLALQMPAHRLDDTGRERLLRELAHIRRQGFGTSTGEIDEGVFGVSAPVFYR; from the coding sequence ATGAACAGCCTGCACCGGGCCTTGGCCATTCTGAATTTTATCGGCAGCAGGGAAATGCCTGTTTCGCCCAGACAGATCGCTGCCGCCCTCCATATCCCTTTATCCACCGTTTACCGCCTGCTGAATATTCTCAAACTGTGGGAACTGGTAAGCCATGCCAAAACCTACGGCACCTACACCGTCGGCGCGCAAAGTCTGAAAACGGCCAACCCATACCGCCGCCACAGCCTGCCCGCCGCCCGCCTCCGCCCCTTGACCGAAGCCTTGGCCAAAGAATGCGGGGAAACCGTGGCCGTGGTGGTATGCAATCTGTACGAAACGATTTGCGTGGACATTATCGAAGCGGAACGCACCCTGCGCTGTTCGTTTGAAGCCGGTAAAAGCAACACGCTGCTGCGCGGTGCCAGCGGCAAAACCTTTCTGGCTTTTTGCAGTCCGCAGCACCGCAATCTGGCCTTGCAGATGCCCGCCCACCGTCTCGACGATACCGGCCGCGAACGCCTGCTGCGCGAATTGGCGCATATCCGCCGACAGGGCTTCGGCACGTCCACAGGCGAAATCGATGAAGGGGTGTTCGGCGTGTCCGCACCCGTTTTTTACCGGTAG
- a CDS encoding bile acid:sodium symporter family protein: MDWLAALARQLTRFTAVVIILAAVAALIEPATFSWVKGDTQIAVLGVIMLGMGMTLGKEDYRILAQRPLDILIGALAQYTIMPLLAIAVAKVLGLSAGLTLGLVLVGTCPGGVSSNIMAFLAKGDVAFSVGMTTVSTLLAPVATPLWMMYLVGETVAMDGWAMFKFMLLVTLLPVVAGSACNMLLHKKAWFAGVRAVMPAVAVLAFACIVGGVAAVHGGRFMESALVMLAAIAVHNIAGYVLGYYSGALFGMGVAKKRTLAIEVGVQNAGLATGLSAKFFPANAESAIATAVACVWHSVSGTVLGNLFALWDKRKAG; this comes from the coding sequence ATGGATTGGCTTGCTGCACTCGCCCGGCAGCTGACGCGCTTTACGGCTGTGGTGATTATTTTGGCGGCGGTTGCCGCGCTGATCGAGCCTGCCACATTTTCGTGGGTAAAAGGGGATACACAGATTGCGGTGCTGGGCGTGATTATGCTGGGTATGGGCATGACGTTGGGTAAGGAGGATTACCGCATTCTGGCGCAGCGGCCGCTGGATATTCTGATCGGCGCGCTGGCGCAGTACACCATCATGCCGCTTTTGGCCATTGCCGTGGCCAAGGTACTCGGCCTGTCGGCAGGGCTGACGCTGGGGCTGGTGCTGGTCGGCACCTGCCCGGGCGGGGTGTCGTCGAACATTATGGCGTTTCTGGCCAAGGGTGATGTGGCGTTTTCCGTCGGCATGACGACGGTTTCCACGCTGCTGGCTCCGGTGGCGACACCGCTGTGGATGATGTATCTGGTGGGCGAAACGGTGGCGATGGACGGCTGGGCGATGTTTAAGTTTATGCTGCTGGTTACCCTGCTGCCGGTGGTGGCCGGCTCGGCGTGCAATATGCTGCTGCACAAGAAAGCGTGGTTTGCCGGTGTGCGCGCGGTGATGCCTGCAGTGGCGGTGCTGGCGTTTGCCTGTATTGTCGGCGGAGTGGCGGCGGTGCACGGCGGCCGTTTTATGGAGTCGGCTCTGGTGATGCTGGCGGCGATTGCCGTTCATAATATTGCGGGTTATGTGCTGGGCTATTATTCGGGCGCGCTGTTCGGTATGGGTGTGGCGAAAAAGCGTACGCTGGCGATTGAGGTCGGTGTGCAGAATGCCGGTTTGGCAACGGGTTTGAGCGCGAAATTTTTTCCGGCCAATGCGGAATCGGCGATTGCCACGGCGGTGGCCTGTGTGTGGCATTCGGTATCGGGAACGGTGTTGGGCAATCTGTTTGCCCTGTGGGATAAACGCAAGGCCGGCTGA